The Monomorium pharaonis isolate MP-MQ-018 chromosome 5, ASM1337386v2, whole genome shotgun sequence genome includes a window with the following:
- the LOC105829598 gene encoding general transcriptional corepressor trfA isoform X1 — protein sequence MTDHVVESTFELSAFMKAGVMAGSERDSGSCSSVDEDSRSSLHSPTSSEDSVEVQVTPISLRNKRKLAEPRKIQETAVIAAPLKKRRFDPISEETTVDQEAAKSLNTSNPFRPWIPTSYKNEFKTTTTSTTTDTISNTTATIPTTTTTTTITTLSSEREEREREEKRRKEDERRKEEEEEERGKEQDETTQRLHESFRRLQHSTSHNRSAVTSRREPRQRLFEPTAPATTATTTSPPSMISPSHPRLQDEPLSLVVRNESPRVPSHPAVSGSYEKTPSYMMEHLLAATSGHNHQNHQTHQSQRSHQSHQTPTTSRHQSGQQRNYKNMTRERRIEANARERTRVHTISAAFDTLRRAIPAFSHNQKLSKLSVLRIACSYIMTLGKILGKDNEIMATSSNGLTGLSSCVDLVSRTIQTEGKLRKRKDD from the coding sequence CCGGTGTCATGGCGGGTTCCGAGAGGGACAGTGGCTCCTGCAGCAGCGTTGACGAGGATAGCAGATCGAGTCTGCATTCGCCCACATCGTCCGAAGATAGTGTCGAAGTGCAAGTGACACCGATTTCGTTGCGGAACAAGCGGAAGCTGGCGGAGCCGCGGAAGATCCAAGAAACGGCAGTCATCGCTGCGCCATTGAAGAAGAGGCGGTTTGATCCTATTTCCGAGGAGACAACTGTGGATCAAGAGGCGGCCAAGTCGCTGAACACGTCGAATCCCTTCCGACCGTGGATTCCTACTTCTTACAAGAACGAATTCAAGACGACTACAACTTCAACGACGACGGACACGATCTCCAATACGACGGCAACAATACCGACAactacgacgacgacaacaatAACGACATTGTCTagcgagagagaagaaagagagcgagaagaaaaaaggagaaaagaagatgaaaggagaaaagaagaagaagaagaagaaaggggGAAAGAGCAAGACGAGACAACGCAAAGGTTGCACGAATCGTTCAGGAGGCTACAACATTCTACCAGTCATAATCGATCGGCTGTCACCTCTCGACGAGAGCCTCGCCAGAGGTTGTTCGAGCCAACAGCGCCAGCGACAACAGCAACGACAACGTCTCCGCCGAGCATGATCTCTCCATCGCATCCTAGACTACAAGACGAACCGTTGTCCTTGGTGGTGAGAAACGAGTCGCCCAGGGTGCCGTCGCACCCCGCTGTAAGTGGTTCCTACGAGAAGACGCCGTCATACATGATGGAACACTTGTTGGCGGCTACATCCGGCCATAATCATCAAAATCATCAGACCCATCAGAGTCAGCGAAGTCATCAGAGTCATCAAACCCCCACGACATCGAGACACCAGAGTGGTCAGCagagaaattacaaaaacatgACGAGGGAGAGACGGATAGAAGCGAACGCTCGAGAAAGAACCAGAGTGCATACCATCAGCGCGGCCTTCGACACGCTGAGACGCGCTATACCTGCCTTTTCGCATAACCAGAAGCTGTCGAAGCTATCAGTACTGAGGATTGCCTGCAGCTACATCATGACACTCGGCAAGATCCTCGGGAAAGACAACGAAATAATGGCAACAAGTAGCAACGGCCTTACGGGCTTGAGTAGTTGCGTGGACCTAGTCTCCAGGACCATTCAGACGGAGGGCAAGCTCAGGAAGCGGAAAGACGACTGA
- the LOC105829598 gene encoding general transcriptional corepressor trfA isoform X2, with the protein MTDHVVETGVMAGSERDSGSCSSVDEDSRSSLHSPTSSEDSVEVQVTPISLRNKRKLAEPRKIQETAVIAAPLKKRRFDPISEETTVDQEAAKSLNTSNPFRPWIPTSYKNEFKTTTTSTTTDTISNTTATIPTTTTTTTITTLSSEREEREREEKRRKEDERRKEEEEEERGKEQDETTQRLHESFRRLQHSTSHNRSAVTSRREPRQRLFEPTAPATTATTTSPPSMISPSHPRLQDEPLSLVVRNESPRVPSHPAVSGSYEKTPSYMMEHLLAATSGHNHQNHQTHQSQRSHQSHQTPTTSRHQSGQQRNYKNMTRERRIEANARERTRVHTISAAFDTLRRAIPAFSHNQKLSKLSVLRIACSYIMTLGKILGKDNEIMATSSNGLTGLSSCVDLVSRTIQTEGKLRKRKDD; encoded by the coding sequence CCGGTGTCATGGCGGGTTCCGAGAGGGACAGTGGCTCCTGCAGCAGCGTTGACGAGGATAGCAGATCGAGTCTGCATTCGCCCACATCGTCCGAAGATAGTGTCGAAGTGCAAGTGACACCGATTTCGTTGCGGAACAAGCGGAAGCTGGCGGAGCCGCGGAAGATCCAAGAAACGGCAGTCATCGCTGCGCCATTGAAGAAGAGGCGGTTTGATCCTATTTCCGAGGAGACAACTGTGGATCAAGAGGCGGCCAAGTCGCTGAACACGTCGAATCCCTTCCGACCGTGGATTCCTACTTCTTACAAGAACGAATTCAAGACGACTACAACTTCAACGACGACGGACACGATCTCCAATACGACGGCAACAATACCGACAactacgacgacgacaacaatAACGACATTGTCTagcgagagagaagaaagagagcgagaagaaaaaaggagaaaagaagatgaaaggagaaaagaagaagaagaagaagaaaggggGAAAGAGCAAGACGAGACAACGCAAAGGTTGCACGAATCGTTCAGGAGGCTACAACATTCTACCAGTCATAATCGATCGGCTGTCACCTCTCGACGAGAGCCTCGCCAGAGGTTGTTCGAGCCAACAGCGCCAGCGACAACAGCAACGACAACGTCTCCGCCGAGCATGATCTCTCCATCGCATCCTAGACTACAAGACGAACCGTTGTCCTTGGTGGTGAGAAACGAGTCGCCCAGGGTGCCGTCGCACCCCGCTGTAAGTGGTTCCTACGAGAAGACGCCGTCATACATGATGGAACACTTGTTGGCGGCTACATCCGGCCATAATCATCAAAATCATCAGACCCATCAGAGTCAGCGAAGTCATCAGAGTCATCAAACCCCCACGACATCGAGACACCAGAGTGGTCAGCagagaaattacaaaaacatgACGAGGGAGAGACGGATAGAAGCGAACGCTCGAGAAAGAACCAGAGTGCATACCATCAGCGCGGCCTTCGACACGCTGAGACGCGCTATACCTGCCTTTTCGCATAACCAGAAGCTGTCGAAGCTATCAGTACTGAGGATTGCCTGCAGCTACATCATGACACTCGGCAAGATCCTCGGGAAAGACAACGAAATAATGGCAACAAGTAGCAACGGCCTTACGGGCTTGAGTAGTTGCGTGGACCTAGTCTCCAGGACCATTCAGACGGAGGGCAAGCTCAGGAAGCGGAAAGACGACTGA